The following are from one region of the Melaminivora suipulveris genome:
- a CDS encoding phosphomannomutase/phosphoglucomutase, translating to MQLSPAIFKAYDIRGIVPQTLNEEVARALGRAFGMAARQQGEAVVAVGRDGRRSGPALADALIQGLVDVGLQVVDVGAVTTPMLYFAASTLATSGIQVTGSHNPKDYNGFKMVLAGRAIYGEEIQQLRRAMEQQDWQLAEGGSVRSADVLPAYTERIVGDVKLARPMKIVVDSGNGIAGASAPGIFRALGCEVIELFSEVDGDFPNHHPDPSKPENLRDVIEALKTSGAELGLAFDGDGDRLGIVTKDGNNIFPDRQMMLFARDVLSRVPGAPIVFDVKCTQRLAPAIREAGGEPVMFKTGHSLIKARMKELNSPLGGEMSGHIFFKERWYGFDDGTYAGCRLLEILSRHEDASRVLDELPTSHSTPELNVACEEGEPHRLSAELQALAAGAFAAPARVSTIDGLRVDWPDGFGLIRASNTTPVLVLRFEGQTPEALARIEGEMRALLARVKPGAQIGGAAH from the coding sequence GTGCAGCTCTCGCCCGCCATCTTCAAGGCCTACGACATCCGCGGCATCGTGCCGCAGACTTTGAACGAGGAGGTGGCGCGCGCGCTGGGCCGGGCCTTCGGCATGGCCGCGCGCCAGCAGGGCGAGGCGGTGGTGGCGGTGGGGCGCGATGGCCGGCGCTCCGGCCCGGCGCTGGCTGACGCGCTGATCCAGGGCCTGGTGGACGTGGGATTGCAGGTCGTCGACGTCGGCGCGGTGACCACACCCATGCTGTACTTCGCCGCCAGCACGCTGGCGACTTCGGGCATCCAGGTCACGGGCAGCCACAACCCCAAGGATTACAACGGCTTCAAGATGGTGCTGGCTGGCCGCGCCATCTATGGCGAGGAGATCCAGCAGCTGCGGCGCGCGATGGAGCAGCAGGACTGGCAACTTGCAGAGGGCGGTAGCGTGCGCAGCGCCGACGTGCTGCCGGCTTATACCGAGCGCATCGTGGGCGACGTGAAGCTGGCGCGGCCCATGAAGATCGTGGTGGACAGCGGCAACGGCATCGCCGGCGCATCGGCGCCGGGCATCTTCCGCGCGCTTGGCTGCGAGGTGATCGAGCTGTTTTCCGAAGTCGACGGCGACTTTCCCAACCACCACCCGGACCCGAGCAAGCCCGAGAACCTGCGTGACGTGATCGAGGCGCTCAAGACCAGCGGGGCCGAGCTGGGCCTGGCCTTCGACGGCGACGGCGACCGGCTGGGCATCGTGACCAAGGACGGCAACAACATCTTCCCGGACCGCCAGATGATGCTGTTCGCGCGCGACGTGCTGTCGCGCGTGCCGGGCGCGCCCATCGTCTTCGACGTCAAGTGCACCCAGCGCCTGGCACCGGCCATTCGCGAAGCGGGTGGCGAGCCGGTCATGTTCAAGACCGGCCACTCGCTGATCAAGGCGCGCATGAAGGAACTCAACTCGCCCCTGGGCGGCGAGATGAGCGGGCACATCTTCTTCAAGGAGCGCTGGTACGGTTTCGACGACGGCACCTACGCCGGCTGCCGGCTGCTGGAGATCCTGAGCCGCCACGAGGACGCCAGCCGCGTGCTGGACGAGCTGCCCACCAGCCACAGCACGCCCGAGCTGAACGTGGCCTGCGAGGAGGGCGAGCCGCACCGCCTGAGCGCCGAACTGCAGGCGCTCGCCGCAGGCGCCTTCGCAGCGCCGGCGCGCGTGAGCACCATCGACGGCCTGCGCGTGGACTGGCCGGACGGCTTTGGCCTGATCCGCGCCAGCAACACCACGCCGGTGCTGGTGCTGCGCTTCGAGGGCCAGACGCCCGAGGCGCTGGCGCGCATCGAGGGCGAGATGCGCGCGCTGCTGGCACGCGTCAAGCCGGGCGCGCAGATCGGCGGCGCCGCGCATTGA
- a CDS encoding DNA-3-methyladenine glycosylase 2 family protein: MPALSPAPARLAAPAPFDDGDDARYLALRTRDARFDGRFFTGVTSTGIYCRPVCAVRTPRRENCRFFALAAQAESAGFRPCLRCRPELAPQALAWSVQDATGILLTQALRLLEAPEHWQAGGDRAVVAQLAARLGVSDRHLRRIFQARLGVSAQRWLATRRLLAAKQLLADTDLPVTQVALASGFGSVRRFNAAFAAQYRLTPAQLRRTGGAPGGAGRPVVLGLRPPYDAAALLDFFAARCLRGVEWVGREPGQQILRRTLRLAAGGQSRTGWLELRFDAQRNRVLLQASDGLLPALPQLIHRVRAWLDLDADPAAIDAVLGPHFTGGAGLRVPGTLDGFELAVRAVLGQQITVAAARTLAQRLVERFGEPLGTPWPGLDRLFPSAAALARVPADALGSLGLVRQRHAAIVALARAVDSGVVSLDASADVPATLKALCALPGIGDWTAQYIAMRALRWPDAFLAGDVALHAALGLRGTRQPARAALAASQAWRPWRSYGVLRTWAGLARPLSQA; encoded by the coding sequence ATGCCCGCCCTGTCGCCCGCCCCCGCCCGGCTTGCCGCCCCCGCGCCTTTCGACGATGGCGACGACGCGCGCTACCTGGCGTTGCGCACGCGCGATGCGCGCTTTGACGGGCGCTTTTTCACCGGCGTGACCTCCACCGGCATTTACTGCCGCCCGGTGTGCGCGGTGCGCACGCCGCGGCGCGAAAACTGTCGCTTCTTCGCGCTGGCCGCGCAGGCCGAGAGCGCCGGGTTTCGCCCCTGCCTGCGCTGCCGCCCCGAGCTCGCGCCCCAGGCGCTGGCCTGGTCGGTGCAGGATGCCACCGGCATATTGCTCACCCAGGCGCTGCGCCTGCTGGAAGCGCCCGAGCACTGGCAGGCAGGGGGCGACCGCGCCGTCGTCGCCCAGCTGGCCGCGCGCCTGGGCGTGAGCGACCGGCACCTGCGGCGCATCTTCCAGGCGCGCCTGGGCGTCTCCGCCCAGCGCTGGCTGGCCACGCGCCGGCTGCTGGCGGCCAAGCAACTGCTGGCCGACACCGACCTGCCCGTCACCCAGGTGGCGCTGGCCAGCGGCTTTGGCAGCGTGCGCCGCTTCAATGCCGCGTTCGCCGCGCAGTACCGGCTGACCCCGGCGCAGTTGCGCCGCACCGGCGGCGCGCCCGGCGGCGCCGGCCGGCCGGTGGTGCTAGGCCTGCGCCCGCCCTACGACGCGGCGGCGCTGCTGGATTTTTTCGCCGCGCGCTGCCTGCGCGGCGTGGAGTGGGTGGGCCGCGAGCCCGGCCAGCAGATCCTGCGCCGCACGCTGCGTCTGGCTGCAGGTGGCCAGAGCCGCACTGGCTGGCTGGAGCTGCGCTTCGACGCACAGCGCAACCGCGTACTGCTGCAGGCCAGCGACGGGCTGCTGCCCGCGCTGCCGCAGCTCATCCACCGCGTGCGCGCCTGGCTCGACCTGGACGCCGACCCGGCTGCCATCGACGCCGTGCTGGGCCCGCACTTCACGGGCGGCGCCGGCCTGCGCGTGCCCGGCACGCTGGACGGCTTCGAGCTCGCCGTGCGTGCGGTGCTGGGCCAGCAGATCACCGTCGCCGCGGCGCGCACACTCGCGCAGCGGCTGGTCGAGCGCTTCGGCGAGCCGCTGGGCACGCCCTGGCCGGGGCTGGATCGGCTCTTTCCCAGCGCCGCCGCGCTCGCACGGGTGCCCGCGGACGCACTCGGCAGCCTGGGACTGGTGCGCCAGCGCCACGCCGCCATCGTGGCCCTGGCGCGGGCGGTGGACAGCGGGGTCGTGTCACTGGATGCCAGCGCCGATGTGCCCGCCACCCTGAAAGCGCTTTGCGCCCTGCCGGGCATCGGCGACTGGACAGCCCAGTACATCGCCATGCGCGCGCTGCGCTGGCCCGACGCCTTTTTGGCCGGCGACGTCGCGCTGCATGCCGCCCTGGGCCTGCGCGGAACGCGCCAACCCGCCCGCGCCGCGCTGGCTGCCAGCCAGGCGTGGCGCCCGTGGCGCAGCTACGGCGTGCTGCGCACATGGGCGGGCCTGGCCCGGCCGCTATCGCAAGCGTAG
- a CDS encoding DUF3309 family protein: protein MSLSLILLIVLVLILIGVLPTWGYSRSWGYGPGGGVGLVVVILLVLLLMGRI, encoded by the coding sequence ATGTCGCTCTCCCTCATCCTGCTCATCGTCCTGGTACTGATCCTGATCGGCGTGCTGCCGACCTGGGGCTACAGCCGCTCCTGGGGCTATGGCCCAGGCGGCGGCGTTGGCCTGGTCGTCGTGATCCTGCTGGTGCTGCTGCTCATGGGCAGGATCTGA
- a CDS encoding catalase, which produces MSETSPTRGNAASAEAAARNTDSGPAVVPPGADTPAAAKAGDTQQMAAAMADNPTKPLEYGEDNGLAPSAGATSEAPSRAALASALSEVNGSDKTGSRAPEGHNNTIDTLDRVRVDSSDQPMTTNQGVRISDNQNTLSAGVRGPALLEDFVLREKLTHFDHERIPERVVHARGSGAHGYFECTEAITDITSAAPFQEKGKITPLFVRFSTVAGERGSKDTARDVRGFAVKFYTDAGNWDLVGNNMPVFFIQDAMKFPDLVHAVKPEPHHQMPQAASAHDTFWDFVSLMPESTHMLMWQMSDRAIPRSFATMQGFGVHTFRFVNAEGQATLVKFHWLPVAGTHSLVWDEAVKISGADPDFNRRDLWERIDSGAYPQWDLAVQLFTEEQADAFSFDVLDSTKIIPEELVPLRTIGRMTLNRNPDNFFSETEQVAFCIANIIPGLDFTNDPLLAGRIHSYFDTQLLRLGGPNFHEIPINAPIVQVHNNQRDGFHRQAIFRGRVAYEPNSLAGGCPFQAGMQGFVSVAARNESREGTAKVRAKPEKFAEHYAQARLFLDSQTPAEQDHIAAAFRFELSKCTVPAVRERMVASLRNVSDDLARKVADGLGIKELPAPMPLATRQPPEPEVKRSKFLSLMARPGDGSIAGRKVAIVVGPGVDGAFARQMQQALLEGGAVGRFVGMHIGPVDAGDGSAIDADASTENSPGFLFDALVIPDGNDGLKRDGHLWEFVRDVYRHCKPIVAIGDAREFVTRVLPDGADTRKDKALILDERGSQGAIDQLIQCLGAPRDFSRESDPPRV; this is translated from the coding sequence ATGAGCGAGACATCTCCCACCCGCGGCAACGCCGCGAGCGCCGAAGCCGCTGCGCGCAACACCGACAGCGGCCCGGCGGTCGTTCCGCCAGGAGCCGACACGCCCGCCGCCGCCAAGGCCGGCGACACCCAGCAGATGGCTGCCGCCATGGCGGACAACCCGACCAAGCCGCTGGAGTATGGCGAGGACAACGGCCTGGCGCCCAGCGCCGGTGCCACCTCCGAGGCGCCCTCGCGCGCGGCGCTGGCCAGCGCCCTGTCCGAGGTCAACGGCAGCGACAAGACGGGGAGCAGGGCACCCGAAGGCCACAACAACACCATCGACACGCTGGACCGTGTGCGCGTGGACTCCAGCGACCAGCCCATGACCACCAACCAGGGCGTGCGCATCTCGGACAACCAGAACACCCTGAGCGCCGGCGTGCGTGGCCCGGCGTTGCTGGAAGACTTCGTGCTGCGCGAAAAGCTCACGCACTTCGACCACGAGCGCATCCCCGAGCGCGTGGTGCACGCGCGCGGCTCGGGCGCGCACGGCTACTTCGAGTGCACCGAGGCGATCACCGACATCACCAGCGCCGCGCCGTTCCAGGAAAAGGGCAAGATCACGCCGCTGTTCGTGCGCTTTTCCACCGTGGCGGGAGAGCGCGGCTCCAAGGACACGGCGCGCGACGTGCGCGGCTTTGCCGTCAAGTTCTATACCGACGCGGGCAACTGGGACCTGGTGGGCAACAACATGCCGGTGTTCTTCATCCAGGACGCGATGAAGTTCCCCGACCTGGTACACGCCGTCAAGCCCGAGCCGCACCACCAGATGCCGCAGGCGGCCAGCGCCCACGACACCTTCTGGGATTTCGTCTCGCTGATGCCAGAGTCCACGCACATGCTGATGTGGCAGATGTCCGACCGGGCCATTCCACGCAGCTTTGCCACCATGCAGGGCTTTGGCGTGCACACCTTCCGCTTCGTCAACGCCGAAGGCCAGGCCACGCTGGTCAAGTTCCACTGGCTGCCGGTGGCGGGAACGCATTCGCTGGTCTGGGACGAGGCGGTGAAGATCTCCGGCGCCGACCCGGACTTCAACCGGCGCGACCTGTGGGAGCGCATCGACAGCGGCGCCTATCCGCAATGGGACCTGGCGGTGCAGCTGTTCACCGAGGAGCAGGCCGATGCTTTTAGTTTCGACGTGCTGGACTCGACCAAGATCATCCCCGAGGAACTGGTGCCGCTGCGCACCATCGGCCGCATGACGCTGAATCGCAACCCGGACAACTTCTTCTCCGAGACCGAGCAGGTGGCGTTTTGCATCGCCAACATCATCCCGGGCCTGGATTTCACCAACGACCCGCTGCTGGCCGGGCGCATCCACTCGTACTTCGACACGCAGCTGCTGCGCCTGGGTGGGCCCAACTTCCACGAGATTCCGATCAACGCGCCCATCGTGCAGGTGCACAACAACCAGCGCGACGGTTTCCATCGCCAGGCCATCTTCCGCGGCCGTGTGGCCTATGAACCCAACTCGCTCGCCGGCGGCTGCCCGTTCCAGGCCGGGATGCAGGGTTTCGTGTCGGTGGCGGCGCGCAACGAGTCGCGCGAGGGCACGGCCAAGGTGCGCGCCAAGCCGGAGAAGTTCGCAGAGCACTACGCGCAGGCGCGGCTGTTCCTGGACAGCCAGACGCCGGCCGAACAGGACCACATCGCCGCCGCCTTCCGCTTCGAGCTGAGCAAGTGCACCGTGCCGGCGGTGCGCGAGCGCATGGTGGCATCGCTGCGCAATGTGTCCGACGACCTCGCACGCAAGGTGGCCGATGGCCTGGGCATCAAGGAGCTACCGGCGCCGATGCCGCTGGCAACCCGGCAGCCGCCCGAGCCCGAGGTCAAGCGCTCCAAATTCCTGTCCCTGATGGCGCGGCCGGGCGACGGCTCCATCGCCGGGCGCAAGGTGGCAATTGTGGTCGGGCCGGGCGTGGACGGGGCGTTTGCGCGCCAGATGCAGCAGGCGCTGCTGGAAGGCGGCGCCGTGGGGCGCTTCGTCGGCATGCACATCGGCCCGGTCGATGCGGGCGACGGCAGCGCCATCGACGCCGATGCCTCCACCGAGAACTCGCCGGGTTTTCTGTTCGACGCGCTTGTCATCCCCGATGGCAACGATGGCTTGAAGCGCGACGGCCATCTGTGGGAATTCGTGCGCGACGTCTACCGCCACTGCAAGCCCATCGTCGCCATCGGCGATGCGCGCGAGTTCGTCACGCGCGTGCTGCCCGACGGGGCGGACACCCGCAAGGACAAGGCGCTGATCCTGGACGAGCGTGGCAGCCAGGGCGCCATCGACCAGCTCATCCAGTGCCTGGGCGCGCCGCGCGATTTCTCGCGCGAAAGCGACCCGCCGCGGGTGTGA
- a CDS encoding methylated-DNA--[protein]-cysteine S-methyltransferase yields MPTFPSCSQITVATPLGAVHLAASARGLAGLWFAGQRHLPAQLASPVAWPVDDDHRLLRLAATQLGEYLAGERTAFDVPLDPSAGTPFQQSVWQALQGIPRGSTVSYGALAQRLGRARAVRAVAAAIARNPLSVVVPCHRVLGSGGALTGYAGGLERKTALLRLEGVPIPPFDPCATT; encoded by the coding sequence ATGCCCACCTTTCCTTCCTGCTCGCAAATCACCGTCGCCACCCCGCTCGGCGCCGTGCACCTGGCCGCCAGCGCGCGCGGCCTGGCGGGCCTGTGGTTCGCCGGCCAGCGGCACCTGCCGGCGCAGCTCGCGAGCCCGGTCGCCTGGCCTGTCGACGACGACCATCGGCTGCTGCGCCTGGCTGCCACGCAGCTGGGCGAATACCTCGCCGGGGAGCGCACGGCATTCGACGTGCCGCTGGACCCCAGCGCAGGCACGCCCTTTCAGCAGAGCGTCTGGCAGGCGCTGCAAGGCATACCGCGCGGCAGCACCGTCAGCTATGGCGCGCTGGCGCAGCGGCTCGGGCGCGCACGCGCCGTGCGCGCCGTGGCAGCGGCCATCGCGCGCAATCCCCTGAGCGTCGTGGTGCCGTGCCACCGCGTTCTGGGCAGCGGCGGCGCCCTCACCGGCTACGCCGGCGGCCTGGAGCGCAAGACGGCGCTGCTGCGGCTCGAAGGTGTGCCCATCCCTCCTTTTGACCCTTGCGCCACAACATGA
- a CDS encoding 3-deoxy-D-manno-octulosonic acid transferase — MAALALKLYSLLTWLAMAPLRARLRRRARSEPLYGERVGERFGHYDAPAPQPGAGPLVWLHAVSLGETRAAALLLRELRAQLPTMRLLLTHGTATGRAAGQALLQPGDAQVWLPWDTRGATRRFVQHFRPDIGVLMETEIWPSLIAACRAQGIPVVLANARLNEKSHAGARRLAWLARPAYAALRAVWAQTQQDAQRLADLGAPVAGVLGNLKFDVVPDAAQQAQGRAWRHQAGRPVVLLASTREGEEALWLASLKQKMLSVGVDKAHAAIQNIAKNEVQWLLVPRHPQRFDEVAQLIRDAGLSVSRRSQWQGGPEAADVWLGDSLGEMALYGSMAHAALLGGSFAPLGGQNLIEIAACGCPVIMGPHTFNFTEAARLALAAGAAQRVPDMPAGVQAARELVADTGRQARQAERCLEFAAAHRGAAHATAQAIAQLLHAPR; from the coding sequence ATGGCCGCCCTCGCGCTCAAGCTCTACAGCCTGCTGACCTGGCTGGCCATGGCGCCACTGCGCGCTCGCCTGCGCCGGCGCGCGCGCAGCGAGCCGCTGTATGGCGAGCGCGTGGGCGAGCGCTTTGGCCACTACGACGCGCCCGCGCCCCAGCCGGGCGCCGGGCCGCTGGTCTGGCTGCACGCCGTCTCGCTGGGCGAGACGCGCGCCGCCGCGCTGCTGCTGCGTGAGTTGCGCGCGCAACTGCCAACCATGCGCCTGCTGCTGACCCACGGCACGGCCACGGGGCGCGCCGCCGGCCAGGCGCTGCTGCAGCCGGGCGACGCACAGGTCTGGCTGCCATGGGATACACGCGGCGCCACGCGGCGCTTCGTGCAGCACTTTCGCCCCGACATTGGCGTGCTGATGGAGACCGAGATCTGGCCCAGCCTGATCGCCGCCTGCCGCGCGCAGGGCATTCCGGTGGTGCTGGCCAACGCACGGCTGAACGAAAAATCCCACGCCGGCGCGCGCCGCCTGGCCTGGCTGGCGCGCCCGGCCTACGCGGCCCTGAGGGCGGTATGGGCGCAGACGCAGCAGGATGCGCAGCGCCTGGCCGATCTGGGCGCGCCGGTGGCCGGCGTGCTGGGCAACCTGAAGTTCGACGTGGTGCCCGACGCCGCCCAGCAGGCACAGGGGCGCGCCTGGCGCCACCAGGCCGGCCGACCGGTGGTACTGCTGGCCAGCACACGCGAGGGCGAAGAAGCCCTGTGGCTGGCCAGTTTGAAGCAGAAAATGCTCTCAGTCGGCGTGGATAAAGCGCATGCAGCTATACAAAACATAGCGAAAAATGAAGTGCAATGGCTGCTCGTGCCGCGCCATCCGCAGCGCTTCGACGAAGTGGCGCAGCTGATCCGCGACGCCGGCCTGAGCGTCTCGCGCCGCAGCCAGTGGCAGGGTGGCCCGGAGGCGGCCGACGTCTGGCTCGGCGACAGCCTGGGCGAGATGGCGCTGTACGGCAGCATGGCGCACGCCGCCCTGCTGGGTGGCAGTTTTGCGCCGCTGGGCGGGCAAAACCTGATCGAGATCGCCGCCTGCGGCTGCCCGGTGATCATGGGCCCGCACACCTTCAATTTCACCGAGGCGGCGCGGCTCGCCTTGGCCGCCGGCGCGGCGCAGCGTGTGCCCGATATGCCCGCCGGCGTGCAGGCCGCGCGCGAGCTGGTGGCCGACACCGGGCGCCAAGCCCGGCAGGCCGAGCGCTGCCTGGAGTTCGCCGCAGCGCACCGCGGCGCGGCGCACGCCACGGCGCAGGCCATCGCGCAACTGCTGCACGCGCCCCGGTGA
- a CDS encoding bifunctional acetate--CoA ligase family protein/GNAT family N-acetyltransferase codes for MMDKHYLTPLFAPSSIIVLAGSRDGADELPGQARVLHEALRASDYTGTLTFLDVGTSGTLADLAQTRADLAVLALPPQELAAGLELAGRVNCRCALVISSGVDAELAGQLRKVARREGMWLLGPNSLGIQRPMLRLNASAAGPLARDGSLALICQSGALTASILDWAHNNGVGFSSVISLGPHTDLGLAEALDFLANDPRTQSIVIYMEGIQNARRFISALRSAAHAKPVVILKAGRKPAGTEAAQTHSAAIVGSDDVFDAALRRAGAVRVRSFVELFSAAKCLASRYRPVGRRLGVITNGGGPGVLAADWACEIGLELGRLSAESTEALAPKLPPLASLTDLIDLSEEAGPEHYRAALDAALRDRGVDGVLAIFSPKEGIDGTAIANALAEARRLAPKPLLASWMGDLSVLAARQLLRDAQIPQFRTPEAAVGAFGNIASFYQNQQLLQQTPPPLSTLVKPDIEGARLVIESVLAERRHVLTEMESKTLLAAFHVPVTRTVLARSSHEAMMIATQLGFPVALKIDSPDVAHKSDVGGVVLNVHNGAAARDAFNDMVQRVARLQPGARVNGVTVQNMARARRGREINIGMVSDDPFGPVITFGAGGTMIELIRDRAMELPPLNQFLARRLIDRSRVAETLGEWRGAAAVDREALEQTLLRVSEMVCALPQLREMDINPLIVDELGAVAVDARIVVGDSAQASARGDGIGHGQYGHLSILPYPARYEQVWPLRGGGEYLVRPIRPDDAQMVQRLVRELSPESRYFRFVSQLAELPPSMLARFTLIDYDREMALVAEHRERVVDEEGEVSYKQRLVGVSRYVTNPDQTSCEFALLVADDFAGKGLGSRLMLSIMDVARDRGLAEIQGLVLATNPNMLKLMRRLGFEVRAYPDDPEFRLVVHQL; via the coding sequence ATGATGGACAAGCACTACCTCACCCCGCTGTTCGCCCCCAGCTCGATCATCGTCCTGGCCGGCAGCCGCGATGGCGCGGATGAACTACCCGGCCAGGCGCGCGTGCTGCACGAGGCGCTGCGCGCCAGCGACTACACCGGCACGCTCACCTTTCTGGATGTGGGTACCAGCGGTACGCTGGCCGACCTGGCGCAGACGCGCGCCGACCTGGCCGTGCTGGCGCTGCCGCCGCAGGAGCTGGCCGCAGGCCTGGAACTGGCCGGCCGCGTCAACTGCCGCTGCGCGCTGGTGATTTCCAGCGGCGTCGACGCCGAACTGGCGGGCCAGCTGCGCAAGGTCGCCCGGCGCGAGGGCATGTGGCTGCTCGGCCCCAACTCACTGGGCATCCAGCGGCCCATGCTGCGCCTGAACGCCAGCGCCGCCGGGCCGCTGGCGCGCGATGGCTCGCTGGCGCTGATCTGCCAGTCCGGCGCGCTCACCGCGTCCATCCTGGACTGGGCGCACAACAACGGTGTGGGCTTTTCCAGCGTCATCTCGCTGGGCCCGCACACCGACCTGGGCCTGGCCGAGGCGCTGGACTTCCTGGCCAACGACCCGCGCACGCAAAGCATCGTGATCTACATGGAGGGCATCCAGAACGCGCGGCGCTTCATCAGCGCGCTGCGCTCGGCCGCGCATGCCAAGCCGGTGGTCATCCTCAAGGCCGGGCGCAAGCCCGCCGGCACCGAGGCTGCGCAGACGCACAGCGCCGCCATCGTCGGCAGCGACGACGTGTTCGACGCCGCGCTGCGCCGCGCGGGTGCCGTGCGCGTGCGCTCCTTCGTCGAGCTGTTTTCCGCCGCCAAGTGCCTGGCCTCGCGCTACCGGCCCGTGGGGCGCCGACTGGGCGTCATCACCAACGGCGGCGGCCCTGGTGTGCTGGCGGCCGACTGGGCCTGCGAGATCGGCCTGGAGCTGGGCCGTCTGTCCGCCGAATCGACCGAGGCGCTGGCGCCCAAGCTGCCGCCCCTGGCCTCGCTGACGGACCTGATCGACCTGTCGGAAGAAGCCGGGCCCGAGCACTACCGGGCCGCGCTGGACGCGGCGTTGCGCGACCGCGGCGTGGACGGCGTGCTGGCCATCTTCTCGCCCAAGGAGGGCATAGACGGCACGGCCATCGCCAACGCCCTGGCCGAAGCCAGACGCCTGGCGCCCAAGCCGCTGCTGGCCAGCTGGATGGGCGATCTGTCGGTGCTGGCCGCGCGCCAGCTGCTGCGCGACGCGCAGATCCCGCAGTTCCGCACGCCCGAGGCGGCGGTGGGGGCGTTCGGCAACATCGCCAGCTTCTACCAAAACCAGCAGCTGCTGCAGCAGACGCCGCCGCCGCTGTCGACCCTGGTCAAGCCGGACATCGAGGGCGCGCGCCTGGTCATCGAATCGGTGCTGGCCGAGCGCCGCCATGTGCTGACCGAGATGGAGTCGAAGACGCTGCTGGCGGCCTTCCACGTTCCGGTCACGCGCACGGTGCTGGCGCGAAGCAGCCACGAGGCCATGATGATCGCCACGCAGCTGGGCTTTCCGGTGGCTTTGAAAATCGACTCGCCCGACGTGGCGCACAAGTCCGACGTTGGCGGCGTGGTGCTCAACGTGCACAACGGCGCCGCGGCGCGCGACGCCTTCAACGACATGGTGCAGCGCGTGGCGCGCCTGCAGCCGGGCGCGCGCGTCAATGGCGTGACGGTGCAGAACATGGCCCGCGCGCGGCGTGGGCGCGAGATCAACATCGGCATGGTCAGCGACGATCCGTTCGGGCCGGTCATCACCTTCGGCGCCGGCGGCACCATGATCGAGCTGATCCGCGACCGCGCCATGGAGCTGCCGCCGCTGAACCAGTTTCTGGCGCGCCGGCTGATCGACCGCTCGCGCGTGGCCGAGACGCTGGGCGAGTGGCGCGGCGCCGCCGCCGTGGACCGCGAAGCGCTGGAACAAACACTGCTGCGCGTCTCCGAGATGGTCTGCGCGCTGCCGCAGCTGCGCGAGATGGATATCAACCCGTTGATCGTCGACGAGCTGGGCGCGGTGGCCGTGGACGCGCGCATCGTGGTCGGCGATAGCGCGCAGGCCAGCGCGCGCGGCGACGGCATCGGGCACGGCCAGTACGGCCATCTGTCCATCCTGCCGTACCCGGCGCGCTACGAGCAGGTCTGGCCCCTGCGCGGCGGTGGCGAATACCTGGTGCGGCCGATCCGCCCGGACGATGCGCAGATGGTGCAGCGCCTGGTGCGCGAGCTCTCGCCCGAGAGCCGATACTTCCGCTTCGTATCGCAGCTGGCGGAACTGCCTCCGTCGATGCTGGCACGCTTCACGCTGATCGACTACGACCGCGAGATGGCGCTGGTGGCCGAGCACCGCGAGCGCGTCGTCGATGAGGAGGGCGAGGTCAGCTACAAGCAGCGTCTGGTGGGCGTTTCACGCTACGTGACCAACCCCGACCAGACGAGTTGCGAGTTCGCCCTGCTGGTGGCGGACGATTTCGCCGGCAAGGGCCTGGGCTCGCGGCTGATGCTCAGCATCATGGACGTGGCGCGCGACCGGGGCCTTGCTGAAATCCAGGGCCTGGTGCTGGCCACCAATCCGAACATGCTCAAGCTGATGCGCCGCCTGGGCTTCGAGGTGCGCGCCTATCCGGACGACCCCGAGTTCCGCCTGGTCGTGCATCAGCTCTGA